One part of the Deltaproteobacteria bacterium genome encodes these proteins:
- a CDS encoding MaoC family dehydratase: MYKVGDFAEFTKTFSEEDVFLFAGISGDRNPIHVDKEFAAKTRFKERIVHGLLTAGTISAAIGMKLPGPGCLYLSQTFEFKGPVRIGDEITARVEIVEVVSEKRLRFRTQCVNQRKEIVIDGEAVIVPPRPGKAAPSTGTTNQTEKGGTG, encoded by the coding sequence TTGTACAAGGTCGGGGATTTCGCCGAGTTCACCAAGACATTTTCCGAGGAGGACGTCTTCCTGTTCGCCGGGATCTCGGGGGACCGGAATCCGATCCACGTGGACAAGGAGTTCGCCGCGAAAACCCGGTTCAAGGAACGGATCGTCCACGGATTGCTCACGGCTGGAACGATATCGGCGGCGATCGGGATGAAGCTTCCGGGGCCGGGATGCCTGTACCTGTCGCAGACGTTCGAGTTCAAGGGGCCGGTCCGGATCGGCGACGAGATCACGGCCCGCGTGGAGATCGTGGAAGTCGTTTCCGAAAAGCGGCTGCGGTTCCGCACGCAATGCGTAAACCAGAGGAAGGAGATCGTCATCGACGGAGAGGCGGTCATCGTGCCGCCGCGGCCGGGAAAGGCCGCGCCGTCGACCGGTACAACAAACCAGACCGAAAAGGGGGGAACGGGATGA